Proteins from one Mucilaginibacter jinjuensis genomic window:
- the tssD gene encoding type VI secretion system tube protein TssD: MAFKARINIGSKEFDVLQCSYALSRDVDAKGRPSSGVYGGTIQVEVESTEDTSVIESMVNNQFKPLSGTITFKKSEEDAKMKELSFQDGYIIQYNEGISIVGNAPMTLSFVISARTLKIGNAEHENDWPK; the protein is encoded by the coding sequence ATGGCTTTCAAAGCAAGAATCAATATAGGCTCGAAAGAGTTTGACGTACTGCAATGCAGCTACGCGCTAAGCCGTGATGTTGATGCCAAGGGGCGTCCGTCATCAGGCGTATATGGTGGTACCATTCAGGTAGAGGTTGAATCTACCGAAGATACCTCGGTTATCGAATCAATGGTAAACAACCAGTTTAAACCACTGAGCGGTACTATCACCTTCAAAAAATCAGAAGAAGATGCCAAAATGAAAGAACTTTCTTTCCAGGATGGCTATATCATTCAATATAATGAAGGTATATCGATAGTTGGTAATGCACCAATGACCTTAAGTTTTGTGATCTCGGCCCGTACCTTAAAAATTGGTAACGCCGAGCACGAAAACGACTGGCCGAAATAA
- a CDS encoding type VI secretion system Vgr family protein has protein sequence METKIKVDISIEGTQITHFSSFTLEQRFNEHHTFQLRFNHDQVENTNKITLEKSKEFMGKNLTVQFGRGEEYEHQFIGKITRVEISQSHGFQGDIVVSGFSPSILIDRGPDLGSYLAKDLKTIVQQATADAPQNDISLNINPAYTSPIDYIIQYRESDFDFINRLSAEYHEWFYYDGVKLNFGKPSKLDEAPLIYGRDLHSLQYGMQIAPLNYKKFSYHSQQDELLSSQPSDNSSGSPDLAHAVAASNQVYSKQFNEPLDVRVNSQQEIDTFVNDEHKALISELLTIMGNGDNPQVKLGCIVSISTSMRADTGFQVQDFGKFLVTAVYHQLDGVGHYQNTFEGVSADSEKLPVRDADKPFADMQLATVLDNDDPQKQGRIKVQFKWQCTTNDPTEWLRVMSPNAGHGDTGKNRGFLVVPEKGDQVIVGFEEGNIAKPVVMGSVYHSNNVDSGGFTNSNIKGMMSRKGSNLTFNDAEHALMLATSLSNMIHVNEPNGTIEATAASMISNKTGKNAIVMQSGPGTIGIAAEHEVALTSDGNGINITQKDGSILISAHQKITIQCGGSSIVLDSGSITIKSGKVDIN, from the coding sequence ATGGAAACCAAGATAAAAGTAGATATAAGTATAGAGGGTACCCAGATAACGCATTTTTCGAGTTTCACGCTCGAGCAGCGTTTTAACGAGCACCACACCTTCCAACTGCGTTTTAATCACGATCAGGTAGAAAACACCAATAAAATAACCCTCGAAAAATCGAAAGAGTTTATGGGTAAAAACCTTACCGTACAATTTGGTCGCGGCGAAGAATATGAGCATCAGTTCATCGGTAAAATTACCCGGGTTGAAATTTCACAAAGCCATGGTTTCCAGGGCGATATTGTGGTGAGCGGTTTTAGTCCGAGTATTTTGATTGATCGCGGCCCGGATCTGGGATCGTATCTGGCAAAAGATCTGAAAACCATTGTACAGCAAGCAACCGCCGATGCACCGCAGAACGACATCAGCCTAAATATTAACCCGGCTTACACATCTCCAATAGACTATATCATTCAATACCGCGAAAGCGATTTCGATTTTATAAACCGTCTTTCGGCCGAGTATCATGAGTGGTTTTATTACGATGGTGTTAAACTTAATTTTGGTAAACCATCTAAACTGGATGAAGCACCGTTGATATACGGACGCGATTTACACAGCCTGCAATACGGCATGCAGATTGCGCCGCTCAATTACAAAAAATTCTCGTACCACTCACAACAGGATGAATTGCTGAGCTCGCAGCCATCAGATAACAGCTCTGGTTCGCCAGATCTGGCACACGCTGTGGCGGCATCTAACCAGGTATACAGTAAGCAATTTAATGAGCCACTTGACGTACGGGTTAACTCCCAACAAGAGATAGACACCTTTGTGAACGATGAGCATAAAGCCCTGATCTCTGAACTGCTTACCATTATGGGTAATGGCGATAACCCACAGGTAAAATTGGGCTGTATTGTAAGCATCAGTACCAGTATGCGTGCCGATACGGGTTTCCAGGTGCAGGATTTCGGCAAGTTTCTGGTGACTGCTGTGTACCATCAGTTAGATGGGGTAGGACATTATCAAAACACGTTCGAAGGAGTATCTGCCGATAGCGAAAAGCTACCGGTACGCGATGCTGATAAACCGTTTGCTGATATGCAGTTAGCTACTGTATTGGATAATGACGACCCGCAAAAGCAGGGCCGTATTAAAGTACAGTTTAAATGGCAATGTACCACTAACGACCCAACCGAATGGCTAAGGGTAATGAGCCCCAATGCAGGTCACGGCGATACTGGTAAGAACCGCGGCTTTTTAGTAGTACCCGAAAAAGGCGACCAGGTAATTGTAGGTTTTGAAGAAGGCAATATTGCTAAACCAGTTGTAATGGGCAGTGTTTATCACAGTAACAACGTGGATAGTGGCGGCTTTACCAATAGCAATATTAAGGGCATGATGTCGCGTAAGGGGAGTAACCTTACTTTTAATGATGCAGAGCATGCTTTGATGCTGGCCACTTCATTATCAAACATGATCCATGTTAATGAGCCCAATGGTACAATAGAAGCCACTGCTGCCAGCATGATAAGTAATAAGACCGGTAAAAATGCTATTGTAATGCAAAGTGGACCAGGTACCATTGGTATCGCCGCCGAGCATGAAGTTGCGCTTACAAGCGATGGAAATGGTATAAATATTACCCAGAAAGATGGTTCGATCTTAATTTCTGCGCACCAAAAAATAACCATTCAATGCGGTGGCAGTTCAATTGTATTAGATAGTGGTTCAATCACAATTAAGAGTGGTAAAGTTGATATCAATTAA
- a CDS encoding DUF5458 family protein, translating into MATQNEQALNETSSQPGFKTAERTAAPALSLNDSLDKLSRVGGFDLLETTIDGLQNLNPERKARKQIFLTDDEKKQEREELKQKLNQWIEALETGGSVGEMVEKSTEKLQSAEENLNQNIHNVLQSTRELEQAYRSLHLFYKNTEADKLKNVVLMNASLDQLKELDNPRFIEYVGNELKQNYDRLDLRQNYSIMVVPGYLGSNKVVERWSKMAFDNKVMLVTDFADLDQPDDVIDLFTSANLTGGDAFKSNTIMTCNWMVGRGKVAEVGEEDDLYVPGSAALAGKMYYTLMSQVTAGKKHGAVNEVDGVRFDLKKSEISHLERIGLVPMVNEYGKVMAFSAKTLFNGDNIGLQTYSVVRVFDYITKVLFDFLNRRAFENWNSKTEQDLRSQIVKFLDNIQGPDRLIERFKIVRFERDEQQKDRIHLDINITPYFPAKSFVVKLDGHKGEDASTTWNSEYKQQ; encoded by the coding sequence ATGGCAACACAAAACGAGCAAGCGCTCAACGAAACCTCGTCACAACCAGGGTTTAAAACCGCAGAGAGAACAGCTGCACCGGCGCTTAGTTTAAATGATAGCCTCGACAAGCTTTCGAGGGTCGGCGGATTTGATTTACTGGAAACCACCATTGACGGTTTGCAGAACCTTAACCCCGAGCGTAAAGCACGCAAGCAGATCTTTTTAACTGATGACGAAAAGAAACAGGAGCGTGAAGAGCTTAAACAAAAACTAAACCAATGGATTGAAGCCCTTGAAACCGGCGGTTCTGTTGGCGAAATGGTTGAAAAAAGTACAGAGAAGCTACAATCGGCGGAAGAAAATCTAAACCAAAATATTCATAACGTACTGCAAAGTACCCGTGAGCTGGAGCAGGCTTATCGTTCGCTGCATTTATTCTACAAAAATACCGAGGCTGATAAGCTGAAAAATGTGGTGCTGATGAATGCCAGCCTCGATCAGTTAAAAGAGCTGGATAACCCGCGCTTTATCGAGTATGTCGGCAATGAGCTTAAACAAAATTACGACCGTCTGGATCTTCGCCAGAATTATTCGATCATGGTTGTTCCGGGTTACCTGGGATCAAACAAGGTGGTAGAGCGCTGGTCTAAAATGGCCTTTGATAATAAAGTAATGCTGGTAACAGATTTTGCCGATCTGGATCAGCCGGATGATGTGATCGACTTGTTTACCTCAGCTAATTTAACCGGTGGCGACGCCTTTAAATCAAACACCATCATGACCTGTAACTGGATGGTTGGCCGCGGCAAAGTTGCCGAAGTAGGCGAGGAGGACGATCTGTATGTACCGGGCTCAGCTGCATTGGCAGGTAAAATGTATTATACGCTAATGTCTCAGGTTACGGCAGGTAAAAAACACGGTGCCGTTAACGAAGTTGATGGTGTACGTTTCGACCTGAAAAAGAGCGAGATCTCTCATCTTGAACGTATTGGCTTGGTTCCAATGGTTAACGAGTATGGCAAGGTAATGGCTTTCTCGGCCAAAACATTGTTCAATGGCGATAACATTGGTTTACAGACTTACTCGGTAGTACGTGTATTCGATTATATCACTAAAGTACTGTTCGACTTTTTGAACAGACGTGCCTTCGAAAACTGGAACTCTAAAACAGAGCAGGACCTGCGCTCGCAGATCGTTAAATTTTTAGATAATATCCAGGGACCAGACCGATTGATCGAGCGTTTCAAAATCGTGCGCTTCGAACGCGACGAGCAACAGAAAGACAGGATCCATTTGGATATAAATATCACTCCTTACTTCCCAGCCAAGAGCTTTGTTGTAAAGCTCGACGGTCATAAAGGCGAAGATGCCAGTACTACCTGGAACTCGGAGTACAAGCAGCAATAA
- a CDS encoding NAD(P)H-dependent oxidoreductase, giving the protein MRQVVIINADINKGETTQSLIDAYRNGAESADAQVKDIVIADLKFNPNKQLPNRIEEPEPDLIDALAKLKWASHIVVFCPVFKESINFKIKGFFDRIFLPDQVFVVNQPNFSNDFRGRSARIVSILDEDAWNDWQTTQKATYLTIKRSLLEKCHIQPVHTSAIGHLYSLENEYAQKWLKKLYSFGSKLL; this is encoded by the coding sequence ATGAGGCAGGTAGTAATTATAAATGCAGATATTAACAAAGGCGAAACTACGCAATCGCTTATCGATGCCTATCGTAATGGTGCCGAAAGTGCAGACGCGCAGGTTAAGGATATTGTAATTGCCGACCTCAAGTTTAACCCCAATAAACAACTCCCCAACCGCATCGAGGAACCGGAACCCGATTTGATCGATGCCCTCGCAAAATTAAAATGGGCCAGCCATATCGTGGTGTTTTGCCCGGTTTTTAAAGAGTCTATCAACTTTAAGATCAAAGGTTTCTTCGACCGTATTTTTTTGCCAGATCAGGTGTTTGTGGTTAACCAGCCTAATTTTAGTAATGATTTTCGTGGCCGCTCGGCACGTATCGTATCCATCCTGGATGAGGATGCCTGGAACGACTGGCAAACCACACAAAAGGCCACTTACTTGACCATCAAAAGGAGTCTGCTTGAGAAATGCCACATCCAGCCGGTGCATACCAGCGCCATCGGGCATTTGTATTCTTTAGAAAATGAATACGCCCAAAAATGGCTTAAAAAGCTCTACAGCTTCGGTAGTAAGCTTTTGTGA
- the tssR gene encoding type VI secretion system protein TssR domain-containing protein — MKNLLYIAFILTTLAANAQSPVSINKKVATLPAAFEKPNNKTNVYDDGKSTSLPWIVFSDRDENYTYTAPGGSLVMKKIKFMEPFYVSETRNGYLKLIKYQDGMVQGRKLTNKKAALSYGWINKDKVLLWQSAYVNANSGYPEKAIAIVSGKGPLINPRVYYDKKDSLFVYTSPEMEHKKTKVALNQIVYIFKKSPDGKTVLVGSEGQLLADSAARSIYGWVPSDAVHSWGERLYIGAAKPGYDAEDSAAVIINQGITFNGPSTPFVFDPLMDTGEPLLRSLPVTSYPTDSNATGNLKVGIATDVYDKSHNSIMNIKGGHLSYNEYLAIRKNIHKINVIFVVDGGSAMRSYFSGLTSTIQSFENIFAPYYKGNQISYGAVVYRSSIGCNAGGIDQQPFSTDYRKVINFLDKQAAITNGCTVGANSQPVFEGLHTSLNMFNAHKNETNLIVLIGSTGNNPESDNTYDMATEVANADARLLAIQVYSDYNPIYNNFVIQSRKLVSESAVLLAERKKNRMVVGEGLSNTQQFNVSLSDSISFYLDYPKNSLIQGAVIFPPKGVVKTNLAMDGALKRLMMETQTDIYTQTHTLDSVFRLTGREHRYVNTIVSSQLAAPVPDSLGDNMPHNAFKYYMNAEVPANLVSAHPDQLQYLVILNQAEYKQLSDLLSLMIGENLQQDAGNYRKQLYKNYINIVRKNMGLKDFPKSDIKNMQLGDYIRKTTGIVVPANKKELLKYKVVDLKDASDMPQQQFEAYINYLIKSRNTIKQQALLQQHFTSNGKVYYYITQANWSN; from the coding sequence TAGCCACCTTACCGGCTGCTTTCGAAAAACCGAATAACAAAACCAACGTGTACGACGATGGCAAAAGCACATCGCTACCGTGGATCGTATTCTCTGACCGCGACGAGAACTATACCTATACCGCACCGGGGGGATCATTGGTAATGAAGAAGATCAAATTTATGGAGCCGTTTTATGTGAGCGAAACCCGCAACGGCTACCTCAAATTGATTAAATACCAGGATGGTATGGTGCAAGGCCGCAAGCTAACCAATAAAAAAGCTGCCTTAAGCTACGGCTGGATCAATAAGGATAAAGTATTGCTATGGCAATCAGCTTATGTAAATGCTAACAGTGGTTACCCAGAAAAAGCAATTGCCATAGTATCGGGCAAAGGTCCGCTGATTAACCCACGTGTTTATTACGATAAAAAGGATTCACTTTTTGTGTATACATCGCCAGAGATGGAGCATAAAAAAACTAAAGTTGCTTTAAACCAGATCGTATACATTTTCAAGAAATCACCAGATGGTAAAACTGTATTGGTAGGTTCAGAAGGCCAGTTACTGGCTGATAGTGCTGCCCGCAGTATTTACGGTTGGGTACCATCAGATGCGGTACACAGCTGGGGCGAACGCTTATACATCGGCGCTGCAAAACCCGGTTATGATGCCGAAGATTCTGCCGCTGTGATTATTAATCAGGGCATAACTTTCAATGGCCCTTCAACACCGTTTGTTTTTGATCCGCTGATGGATACTGGTGAACCTTTATTGCGCAGCTTACCTGTAACCTCTTATCCAACAGATAGTAATGCAACTGGTAATCTCAAAGTGGGCATCGCTACAGATGTTTACGATAAATCGCACAACAGCATTATGAATATCAAGGGCGGCCATTTAAGCTATAACGAGTATCTGGCTATCCGCAAAAACATTCACAAAATCAATGTCATATTTGTGGTTGATGGTGGTAGCGCTATGCGCAGCTATTTCTCGGGTTTAACCAGCACCATCCAATCGTTCGAAAACATTTTCGCACCATATTATAAAGGTAACCAGATTAGTTATGGCGCGGTTGTATATCGCAGCTCTATAGGTTGCAATGCGGGTGGTATCGATCAACAGCCTTTTAGCACCGACTATAGAAAAGTGATTAACTTTTTAGATAAGCAGGCTGCCATTACAAACGGTTGTACCGTTGGCGCTAACAGCCAGCCTGTGTTCGAGGGTTTGCACACTTCGTTAAATATGTTCAACGCACATAAAAACGAAACCAACCTGATTGTGCTGATAGGTAGTACCGGCAACAACCCAGAATCTGATAATACTTATGATATGGCCACCGAAGTTGCCAATGCTGATGCGCGTTTGTTAGCTATACAGGTTTATAGTGATTACAACCCGATCTATAACAACTTCGTAATCCAATCACGTAAGCTGGTATCAGAGTCAGCTGTTTTACTGGCCGAGCGTAAAAAGAACCGTATGGTAGTAGGCGAGGGCCTAAGCAATACGCAACAGTTCAATGTATCATTGTCAGATTCTATTTCTTTCTACCTCGATTATCCTAAAAACAGCTTAATCCAGGGCGCGGTTATTTTCCCGCCGAAAGGTGTGGTTAAAACCAACCTGGCTATGGATGGAGCATTGAAACGTTTAATGATGGAAACCCAGACCGACATTTACACCCAAACGCATACGCTGGACAGTGTGTTCCGTTTAACTGGCCGTGAGCATCGTTATGTAAACACCATTGTATCGTCGCAATTAGCTGCTCCGGTGCCTGATAGTTTGGGCGACAATATGCCGCATAACGCTTTCAAGTATTACATGAATGCAGAAGTGCCTGCCAACCTGGTAAGTGCGCACCCGGATCAGCTACAGTATCTGGTAATATTAAACCAGGCTGAGTACAAACAATTGTCAGACCTGCTTTCCTTAATGATTGGTGAAAACTTACAGCAGGATGCCGGTAATTATCGCAAACAGCTGTATAAGAACTATATCAACATTGTACGTAAAAATATGGGCTTAAAGGATTTCCCTAAGTCAGACATTAAGAACATGCAGTTGGGCGATTATATCCGTAAAACCACAGGTATAGTTGTGCCGGCTAATAAAAAGGAATTGTTGAAATACAAGGTTGTTGACCTGAAAGATGCCAGCGATATGCCGCAGCAACAGTTTGAGGCCTACATCAATTACCTGATTAAAAGCCGTAACACCATTAAACAGCAAGCCTTGCTGCAGCAACATTTTACATCAAACGGCAAAGTTTATTATTACATAACCCAGGCAAACTGGAGCAATTAA
- a CDS encoding type VI secretion system contractile sheath small subunit, with translation MFNYEIGGNEKKVDTSEAFGEIAPNKTLFIQKLTDNEPLRPEKVEGLKTVEDVFEHYKPNVNVSLDKQDGSTISENLKFETLGDFGVKKLVQQSNYLRKLNIEREMYLNIIKQLKTNKTLKTTLDNEETRAAFVSALKNFVKELEQ, from the coding sequence ATGTTCAACTACGAAATTGGAGGAAACGAGAAAAAAGTCGATACCTCAGAAGCATTTGGGGAGATAGCTCCCAATAAAACACTGTTTATCCAAAAACTGACTGACAACGAACCGCTACGCCCCGAAAAGGTTGAAGGTTTGAAAACAGTTGAAGATGTTTTTGAGCACTACAAGCCAAACGTTAATGTTTCGCTTGATAAACAGGATGGTTCAACCATATCAGAAAATTTGAAGTTCGAAACCCTGGGCGATTTTGGCGTTAAAAAACTGGTGCAGCAAAGTAATTATTTACGTAAGCTGAACATTGAGCGCGAAATGTACTTAAACATTATTAAGCAGCTTAAAACCAACAAAACGCTTAAAACCACTTTGGATAACGAAGAAACCCGTGCAGCATTTGTAAGCGCACTTAAAAACTTTGTTAAAGAACTCGAACAATAA
- the tssD gene encoding type VI secretion system tube protein TssD, whose product MAFKARLNFSGKEYDVLNCSYALNRDVDSKGRPSSGVYGGTIDIEVESTEDTSVIESMVNNQYKPLTGTLLIKKSEEDSKMKELTFEDAYIVKYSEGLNIIGDTPMSYKFTISARKLKLGNAEHVNDWPGVSAN is encoded by the coding sequence ATGGCTTTCAAAGCAAGATTAAATTTTTCGGGCAAAGAGTACGATGTACTTAATTGCTCGTATGCCTTAAACCGCGATGTTGACTCTAAAGGACGCCCGTCTTCAGGAGTATATGGCGGAACCATTGACATCGAAGTAGAATCAACAGAAGACACTTCAGTTATCGAATCAATGGTAAACAATCAGTACAAACCGCTTACCGGTACCTTACTGATCAAAAAATCGGAAGAAGATTCAAAAATGAAAGAGCTGACCTTTGAGGACGCTTACATTGTGAAATATTCTGAAGGTTTAAACATTATTGGTGATACACCGATGAGCTACAAATTCACCATTTCGGCACGCAAGTTAAAACTTGGTAACGCAGAGCATGTGAACGATTGGCCAGGCGTAAGCGCTAACTAA
- a CDS encoding ATP-dependent Clp protease ATP-binding subunit encodes MSVISLSESVKTAVRVAQSLAKEYHHKEFGPAHLLKGLMHNEVGLKNFLNSIGKDAAYISDWADVRMEEYPQSITVPDEMLGNDAVKLVFEEADNVRVKLGLDSITPVCVLVALTKPNVGFDAGQLKSFPVKEKEILDVYIQDEGVQHAVAPSAPGEDGSSGSKSTTALLKYCIDRTDLARQGKIDPIIGRDKETRMIMEILSRRTKPNVIITGDAGVGKTALVDGFALDIVNNLVPQSLLNVNLFELDLGSLIAGASYKGEIEDRLKNILREIKQFDKAILFIDEIHTLLDNKGPIGGGVGNLLKPELARGEITVIGATTIDEYRKIIEPEQAFSRRFEVLQVNEPDIDTAIKMLEKLVPYYEEHHGLKIDDEAVKDCVRLAKRYMKDRRLPDSAFDLMDRTMAAIRLMNDTSDMTLTELQDKFNELKNTEVDTVDVSDYKWLYSLMQNKTSAVLLGKLEDETQVSAFETPDEYIEYFDRNLPLLETLAKDKSTVVDKQDIAAIISYKTGIPMGKIQAQEKERLLNMESFLNKRVIGQDQALKAVSDAILESRSGLNKKGQPIGSFFLLGPTGTGKTELAKSIADFLFNDEKAMIRFDMSEFKEEHSAALLYGAPPGYVGYEEGGLLVNKIRQQPYSVLLFDEIEKAHPSVFDIFLQILDEGHMHDRLGKEGDFSNSLVLFTSNIGSEWLAEQLSQGHLPTSNQLMEVMAKHFRPEFLARLSEIVPFKPISEENVVRIFDIQLKSLTDSLDKMGIGFSISDDAKSMLALGGFTPKYGARQLSGVIRNQLRRPISRYIISGELKKGQSVNISKQDDGNELTWSIN; translated from the coding sequence ATGAGCGTAATTAGTTTAAGCGAGTCGGTAAAAACAGCCGTAAGGGTGGCGCAATCTTTAGCAAAAGAGTACCATCATAAAGAATTCGGCCCGGCGCATTTGCTCAAGGGCTTAATGCACAACGAGGTTGGATTAAAAAACTTCCTGAACTCCATTGGTAAAGATGCCGCTTACATTAGCGACTGGGCCGATGTGCGCATGGAAGAGTACCCGCAATCTATCACCGTGCCCGATGAAATGCTGGGTAACGATGCTGTAAAGCTGGTGTTTGAAGAAGCCGACAATGTGCGGGTAAAATTAGGCCTTGATAGTATTACACCCGTTTGTGTACTGGTTGCCTTAACCAAACCCAACGTTGGGTTTGATGCCGGTCAGCTCAAATCATTCCCGGTAAAAGAAAAAGAAATACTGGATGTGTATATCCAGGATGAAGGCGTGCAGCATGCGGTTGCACCGTCAGCTCCGGGTGAAGATGGTAGTTCAGGTTCGAAATCAACCACAGCGTTATTAAAATATTGTATAGATCGTACTGATCTGGCACGTCAGGGAAAAATTGATCCTATCATTGGCCGTGATAAGGAAACACGGATGATTATGGAGATCCTGAGCCGCCGTACCAAACCCAATGTAATTATTACCGGTGATGCAGGGGTAGGTAAAACAGCTTTGGTTGATGGTTTTGCGCTGGATATTGTAAACAACCTGGTGCCTCAATCTTTGCTGAATGTAAACCTGTTTGAACTGGATTTGGGTTCGTTAATCGCCGGTGCATCATACAAAGGTGAGATAGAGGACCGATTGAAAAACATCCTGCGCGAGATTAAGCAGTTTGATAAAGCCATCTTGTTTATTGATGAGATCCATACCTTGTTAGATAACAAAGGCCCAATCGGCGGTGGCGTGGGTAATTTACTAAAGCCGGAATTGGCACGTGGCGAGATCACAGTGATTGGTGCTACTACCATTGATGAGTATCGTAAAATTATTGAACCCGAGCAGGCATTTAGCCGCAGGTTTGAGGTATTGCAGGTTAACGAGCCGGATATTGACACTGCTATTAAAATGCTGGAAAAACTGGTACCTTATTATGAAGAGCATCACGGTTTAAAGATAGATGACGAAGCCGTGAAAGATTGCGTTCGCTTAGCAAAACGCTATATGAAAGACCGCAGACTACCGGATTCTGCATTTGATTTGATGGACCGTACAATGGCTGCTATCAGGCTGATGAATGATACATCAGACATGACGCTAACCGAGCTTCAGGACAAGTTTAATGAACTGAAAAATACAGAAGTTGACACCGTTGATGTAAGCGATTACAAATGGTTATACAGCCTGATGCAGAATAAAACCAGTGCTGTGCTTCTGGGCAAGCTGGAGGACGAAACACAGGTAAGCGCCTTTGAAACACCTGATGAATATATCGAATACTTCGACCGCAATTTACCATTGTTGGAAACCCTTGCCAAAGATAAAAGCACGGTGGTTGATAAACAGGATATTGCTGCCATTATATCCTATAAAACAGGCATCCCGATGGGCAAAATACAAGCCCAGGAAAAAGAGCGCCTGTTAAATATGGAAAGCTTTTTAAACAAGCGCGTGATAGGGCAGGATCAGGCATTGAAAGCAGTATCGGATGCCATACTCGAATCGCGTAGCGGATTGAATAAGAAAGGTCAGCCTATAGGCTCGTTCTTCCTGCTTGGCCCAACCGGTACCGGTAAAACAGAACTGGCTAAATCTATTGCCGACTTTCTGTTTAATGATGAAAAGGCGATGATCCGTTTCGATATGTCGGAGTTTAAAGAAGAGCACTCTGCCGCCTTATTATACGGTGCGCCTCCGGGTTATGTGGGATACGAAGAGGGAGGGCTATTGGTGAACAAGATTCGTCAGCAACCTTACTCGGTATTGTTGTTCGATGAGATCGAAAAAGCCCATCCATCTGTATTCGATATCTTCCTGCAAATCCTCGACGAAGGCCACATGCACGACAGGCTGGGTAAGGAAGGCGATTTCTCTAACTCGCTTGTATTGTTTACGTCTAACATAGGCAGTGAGTGGCTAGCCGAGCAATTGAGCCAGGGCCATCTGCCAACTTCAAACCAGCTAATGGAGGTAATGGCCAAACATTTCAGACCGGAGTTTTTAGCGCGGTTATCTGAGATTGTTCCGTTTAAGCCAATCTCGGAAGAGAATGTGGTTCGCATTTTCGACATCCAATTAAAAAGCCTTACTGATTCGCTGGATAAAATGGGTATTGGCTTCAGTATCAGCGATGATGCAAAAAGCATGCTGGCTTTGGGTGGGTTTACACCTAAATACGGCGCAAGGCAGTTATCGGGCGTTATACGCAACCAGTTGAGAAGGCCAATATCGCGCTACATTATTTCTGGCGAACTAAAAAAGGGGCAAAGCGTTAACATCTCGAAACAGGATGATGGCAATGAACTTACCTGGTCAATTAATTAA